The Candidatus Nitrosotalea sinensis genomic interval CAGATGAAAAATATCTGGGGAGAGTTTGTGCCCCATCAGGTGCAAGTGTTGGAAAACATGAAGCACAAAGTTTTCCTCAGGATAAACCTGAAAAAAGCATCGACATTTTACAAAAAAATAAGAAAAAATTCATTGGATTAGATTCATCAGATCTCAAAACAATTCATGAGACACTTCGAGATATTGATCAAACTCCTAATTATTCAAAAATAGGTGGCTCACTGGCATTTGCATTGACCATTGCAGCAACAGAATCTGCAGCAAGAGCATTAGAAACACCCATGTTCCAAATATTATCAAAAGATTCAACCTTTAGATATCCACTTCCACTTGGAAACATTCTTGGTGGAGGAGCTCATGCAGGACCTGGCACACCAGATATTCAGGAAATACTAGTCTGCGCCACAGGATCTAAAAATATTCAAGATGCAATAGAAACTAATTTGTCCATACACAAAGAAGTTGGAAAAATTCTTGCAAAAAGAGATCCAAGTTTTACAAATGGAAGAGGTGACGAAGGAGGGTGGGCTCCTAAATTAAAAAATGATGAAGCATTAGAGATATCAGCAAAAGCATGTGAACAACTAGGTTTCACATTGGGAAAAGAAGTCTCACTTGGAGTAGATTTCGCTTCATCGACTCAATGGAATGAGAAAAAGAAAAAATATGTTTACAATAGAGCAGGATTCGAAAACACACCAGAAGAACAGATCGAATTTGCTTCAAGCATAATAAAAAAATACAAACTTGTGTATGCTGAAGATGCTGTCCACGAAGAAGCGTTCAATGATATGTCAGTGTTAACCAAAAGATTTCCACGTGTACTCATAACCGGAGATGATTTACTAGTGACAAATACTCAAATTCTTAAAAAAGCAATAAAAATCAAGGCCTGTAACGGTGCAATATTAAAGGTAAATCAGGCGGGAAGCTTATACGATGCATTGGAGTTTGCAAAAGAAGCAAATAAGAACAACGTGAGATTGATTACATCACACAGATCTGGTGAATCCATAGACTCGCATATATCTCACATAGGACTTGCCACCAAGTCAAAGATGCTCAAGGTGGGGATAATAGGCGGAGAACGAATAGCAAAATTAAATGAACTTGTACGACTTTCAGAGTATGATTTAATACGTGGAATGGCCGAGATTTAAAAACACAGAATGAGTAAACAAGAAGAACTTGATCACATGGAGAAATATGTGCTATCTACTGGAATACGAGTAGGAACACAAGTAAAAACAAAATTCATGACTCCATTTGTTACCAAGGCTACTAATGAGGGACTTTACATAATTGACAGTAAAAAGACATTATCCAGAATTCAAACAGCTGCAAAGTTCATCAACAGATCAGATTCTACAAAGATAATAGTCTGTTCAGGCAGAGAATATGCTAGCACCCCTGTTGAAAAATTTTGTGAGGTTACAGGTACAACTCCAATGCTTGGAAGATTTATGCCTGGAACTTTGACAAATCCATCATTACCATACTACATAGAACCACAACTAGTTTTTGTGTCAGATCCACAGGTAGATGAACAGGCAGTAATTGAAGCCACCAATGCAGGTATTCCAGTAATAGGAATTTCCAATACAGACAACGTTACATCAAAGTTAGATCTTGTAATACCAGCAAATAACAGAGGTAGAAAATCATTGGCCGCAATATATTGGCTTTTGGCAAGAGAAATACTATTGCAGAAAGGCAAGATAAAAAATGCAGATTCCATGCAATATCAAATAGATGACTTTGAAACTAAAATAACAGAAGAAGAGTTAGAAGAAGAGACAGAACGAATTCCCCCTCAGAGAACAAGAACACAGAGGCAATAACAATGCAGGTAAGGACGCCTGCTGTGGCAGGTATGTTCTACCCAAAAGACAAGCAAGAATTAGAGACAACAATAGAAAAATGTTTTTTACATAAATACGGACCAGAAAAATTACCACCTTCTCATACAGATAAAAAAATTATTGGCATCATATGTCCTCATGCAGGATATCAATACTCAGGTCCAATAGCTGCAAATTCTTATTATGAAATATCAGGACAGAAACCAGATCTGGTCATAATCATAGGACCGAATCACTGGGGAATTGGACAGAACATAGCAACCATGAAAGAATGCACATGGAGAACTCCCATGGGAGACATAGAGGTAGACACTCAAGCTGCAATAGAAATCAATAACATGGTACAACACATAGAGCTAGATTTCTTTGCGCATTCAAAGGATCATTGTTTGGAAGTACAAATTCCTATGCTTCAAAAAATATTTCAGCACACATTCAAGATTTTACCAATAATTTTGAATGATCAGAGGTTAGAAACTGCTCTAGAGGTTGGTAAAAGCAT includes:
- the eno gene encoding phosphopyruvate hydratase — protein: MPRITSITGRILYNSRGSKTIEVDVISDEKYLGRVCAPSGASVGKHEAQSFPQDKPEKSIDILQKNKKKFIGLDSSDLKTIHETLRDIDQTPNYSKIGGSLAFALTIAATESAARALETPMFQILSKDSTFRYPLPLGNILGGGAHAGPGTPDIQEILVCATGSKNIQDAIETNLSIHKEVGKILAKRDPSFTNGRGDEGGWAPKLKNDEALEISAKACEQLGFTLGKEVSLGVDFASSTQWNEKKKKYVYNRAGFENTPEEQIEFASSIIKKYKLVYAEDAVHEEAFNDMSVLTKRFPRVLITGDDLLVTNTQILKKAIKIKACNGAILKVNQAGSLYDALEFAKEANKNNVRLITSHRSGESIDSHISHIGLATKSKMLKVGIIGGERIAKLNELVRLSEYDLIRGMAEI
- the rpsB gene encoding 30S ribosomal protein S2, which encodes MSKQEELDHMEKYVLSTGIRVGTQVKTKFMTPFVTKATNEGLYIIDSKKTLSRIQTAAKFINRSDSTKIIVCSGREYASTPVEKFCEVTGTTPMLGRFMPGTLTNPSLPYYIEPQLVFVSDPQVDEQAVIEATNAGIPVIGISNTDNVTSKLDLVIPANNRGRKSLAAIYWLLAREILLQKGKIKNADSMQYQIDDFETKITEEELEEETERIPPQRTRTQRQ
- the amrB gene encoding AmmeMemoRadiSam system protein B, giving the protein MQVRTPAVAGMFYPKDKQELETTIEKCFLHKYGPEKLPPSHTDKKIIGIICPHAGYQYSGPIAANSYYEISGQKPDLVIIIGPNHWGIGQNIATMKECTWRTPMGDIEVDTQAAIEINNMVQHIELDFFAHSKDHCLEVQIPMLQKIFQHTFKILPIILNDQRLETALEVGKSIAKIAKNRKTIVIGSSDFTHYEPNDIAHKKDKSLIDAIVELNVNKFYNILQKKQISACGYGAIASTMMACKELGANSGTLIRYATSGDISGDKSSVVGYASIVFS